In the bacterium genome, one interval contains:
- a CDS encoding P1 family peptidase, translated as MSQTGQNNSITDVKGILVGHFTEPKAASGVSVVMCPQGGVGAVDVRGAAPGTRETDLLAPQNLVEKLQAVVLSGGSVFGLAAADGVVKWLAERGLGFPLEGKEVAPIVPAAVIYDLGRGEQFRPQVSAQWGYLACESASPGPVCMGCVGAGTGAVANGIKGGVGTASELLDTGLVVGALVVVNAYGSVLDPETGLFWEVRLEMDGELGDAAHRAVEPPAQPVSAPGRNTTLAVVATDATLGKAQAQKIAQMAHDGLARAIRPSHTMFDGDTVFCIATCEKSLPMAQGFFQGAWAIALNQIGRAAADTLARAVMRGMAAAVGAYGFPALRDLPRKSPGTSPRK; from the coding sequence TTGAGCCAGACAGGGCAGAACAACTCCATAACCGATGTGAAGGGGATCCTGGTGGGCCATTTCACCGAGCCCAAAGCCGCCTCTGGGGTCAGTGTGGTCATGTGTCCTCAGGGCGGAGTTGGAGCAGTGGATGTGAGGGGGGCAGCACCCGGCACAAGGGAGACAGATCTTCTGGCTCCCCAGAACCTGGTGGAAAAGCTCCAGGCCGTGGTGCTCAGCGGCGGATCGGTCTTCGGGCTGGCTGCTGCCGATGGTGTGGTGAAATGGCTGGCTGAGCGGGGGCTGGGATTCCCCTTGGAAGGTAAAGAGGTGGCACCCATAGTGCCTGCTGCGGTGATTTATGATCTGGGCCGAGGCGAGCAGTTCAGACCCCAGGTGAGTGCCCAGTGGGGGTACCTGGCATGTGAATCAGCCTCGCCAGGGCCGGTGTGCATGGGCTGCGTTGGGGCAGGCACCGGGGCTGTGGCCAATGGGATCAAAGGGGGAGTAGGAACAGCAAGCGAGCTCCTGGATACTGGTCTTGTGGTGGGAGCCCTGGTTGTGGTCAATGCATATGGCTCGGTTTTGGACCCTGAAACAGGGCTCTTCTGGGAAGTGAGGCTGGAGATGGACGGGGAGTTGGGGGATGCGGCCCACCGGGCAGTGGAGCCTCCAGCACAGCCTGTATCGGCTCCTGGCAGGAATACCACCTTGGCTGTGGTGGCCACTGATGCCACCCTTGGCAAGGCCCAGGCCCAGAAGATAGCCCAGATGGCTCATGACGGCTTGGCCAGAGCCATAAGGCCCTCACACACCATGTTCGACGGGGATACGGTGTTTTGCATCGCCACCTGTGAGAAAAGCCTGCCCATGGCCCAAGGCTTTTTCCAAGGAGCCTGGGCAATTGCCTTGAACCAGATCGGAAGGGCTGCGGCCGACACTCTGGCCAGGGCGGTGATGAGAGGCATGGCCGCTGCAGTGGGTGCGTACGGATTTCCGGCTCTGAGGGACCTGCCCAGAAAGAGCCCAGGTACAAGTCCAAGGAAATAA
- a CDS encoding ABC transporter substrate-binding protein, whose protein sequence is MRRIAFGIVAFMWLLAPGAWAQEPVRGGHLRVALPDEPPGLDPTANTAAAIDRVVYGNICEALLMVNDKGELVPGLAERWEMTPDGLKYTFYLRKGVKFHNGEPFDAQVAAWNINRAKAEGTQNPHPEYFRGITEIQTPDSHTLVLSLKEPDALFLFHMAEGDSVMLPMKGYEDMKSKPVGTGPFKFVEWVRGDRVVMERFQGYWNPKLPYLDKVTMRFIPDASAQVAALKAGDVDVIGYIAAPESVQEFINDKRFKVYNGTTTGEVILSTNNKAKPFDDVRVRRAMAHAIDRKKVVEMAMFGYGTPIGSHWSPSTPYYVDLTTMYPYDPQKAKALLKEAGYPDGFEAVIKLPDRYSYSRRSGEVIADMLAKVGIRLKIEIIEWGQWIDRVFKNKDYQLTCIAHVEAWDIGIYAKPGYYFNYESPRFNEAYAKALKAVSEEEKARYFGECQRIIAEDAVNGFLFSAPNLPVMKAEVMGWWENYPTIAIDCTKVWIKKK, encoded by the coding sequence ATGAGGAGGATTGCTTTTGGAATTGTAGCCTTCATGTGGCTTCTGGCCCCCGGGGCCTGGGCCCAGGAGCCCGTCAGGGGCGGGCACCTCAGAGTGGCCTTGCCAGACGAGCCTCCAGGACTCGACCCCACGGCCAACACCGCTGCAGCCATAGACAGGGTGGTTTATGGAAACATATGCGAGGCCCTCCTGATGGTCAACGACAAAGGGGAGCTGGTGCCAGGGCTGGCAGAGCGCTGGGAGATGACCCCGGATGGGCTCAAATACACCTTCTATTTGCGAAAGGGGGTCAAGTTCCACAATGGTGAGCCCTTCGACGCCCAGGTGGCTGCTTGGAACATCAACAGAGCCAAGGCAGAGGGCACCCAGAACCCCCATCCAGAGTACTTCAGGGGTATCACGGAGATCCAGACACCGGATTCCCACACTCTTGTACTGAGCCTCAAAGAGCCTGATGCGCTTTTTCTCTTCCACATGGCCGAGGGGGATTCGGTCATGCTCCCCATGAAAGGCTATGAGGACATGAAGTCCAAGCCAGTGGGCACAGGCCCCTTCAAGTTCGTGGAGTGGGTCAGGGGGGACCGGGTGGTGATGGAAAGATTCCAAGGATACTGGAATCCCAAGCTACCCTATCTGGACAAAGTGACCATGAGGTTCATCCCAGATGCCAGCGCCCAGGTGGCAGCCCTCAAGGCAGGGGATGTGGATGTCATAGGGTACATAGCGGCTCCTGAGTCGGTTCAGGAATTCATCAATGACAAGCGTTTCAAGGTTTACAACGGCACCACCACGGGAGAGGTGATCCTTTCCACAAACAACAAGGCCAAGCCCTTTGACGATGTCAGGGTAAGGAGAGCCATGGCCCACGCCATAGACAGGAAAAAAGTGGTGGAAATGGCCATGTTCGGCTATGGCACCCCCATAGGGTCTCACTGGTCCCCATCCACTCCTTACTATGTGGATTTGACCACCATGTACCCTTACGATCCCCAGAAGGCCAAGGCTCTTCTGAAGGAGGCTGGCTATCCCGACGGATTCGAGGCCGTGATCAAGCTGCCCGACCGCTACTCCTATTCCAGGCGTTCGGGTGAGGTCATAGCAGATATGCTGGCCAAGGTGGGCATAAGGCTCAAGATAGAGATAATAGAGTGGGGTCAGTGGATCGACCGGGTATTCAAGAACAAGGACTATCAGCTCACCTGCATTGCACATGTGGAGGCTTGGGACATAGGTATCTATGCCAAGCCCGGTTACTACTTCAATTACGAGTCCCCCAGGTTCAACGAGGCATATGCCAAAGCCCTCAAGGCCGTAAGCGAAGAGGAGAAGGCGCGCTATTTCGGGGAGTGCCAGCGCATCATAGCAGAGGACGCGGTCAATGGATTCCTTTTTAGCGCTCCCAACTTGCCGGTTATGAAAGCCGAGGTCATGGGTTGGTGGGAGAATTATCCCACCATAGCCATAGACTGCACCAAGGTGTGGATCAAGAAGAAATAG
- a CDS encoding ABC transporter permease, with amino-acid sequence MLLFLIKRFSVMVAMLGLVALVVFSVLFVLPGDPAQLILGIQATPEKLAALRAELGLDRPFWVQFGEWIWSLLTLKGSRSIGYDVPVLELILSRLAVTGPLALMSMLVAVFIAIPLGVYAARHQNRPGDLAVMGFTQLGLATPEFWLGILLMLLLAVQAGWFSAGGFPGWKEDPLGSLKALLLPAFALGVIRAAVLARLTRSSMLDVLREDFVRTARAKGLKERVVIYGHAFRNALIPIVTIMGLQLGQLLAGAIIIENVYYLPGLGRLVFQAIGQRDLPVVREVVLVMAAMVILVNFLVDVLYSLLDPRVRME; translated from the coding sequence ATGCTTCTTTTCTTGATAAAGAGATTCTCGGTCATGGTGGCCATGTTGGGGCTTGTGGCCCTGGTGGTCTTCTCAGTGCTTTTTGTGCTGCCAGGGGATCCAGCACAACTAATTCTGGGAATACAGGCCACCCCTGAGAAGCTGGCAGCCTTGAGAGCCGAGCTGGGTCTGGACAGGCCTTTTTGGGTTCAGTTCGGGGAATGGATCTGGAGCCTTTTGACCCTAAAGGGCAGCAGGTCCATTGGTTATGATGTGCCTGTTTTGGAACTCATCCTGAGCAGGCTGGCCGTGACCGGGCCCCTGGCTTTGATGTCCATGCTGGTGGCTGTTTTCATAGCAATACCCCTGGGCGTTTACGCGGCCAGGCACCAAAACAGGCCAGGAGACCTGGCTGTCATGGGCTTCACACAGCTGGGGCTGGCCACACCGGAGTTCTGGCTGGGCATTTTGCTGATGCTGCTCCTGGCAGTCCAGGCTGGCTGGTTCTCGGCAGGGGGCTTCCCTGGCTGGAAGGAAGATCCCTTGGGCTCCCTCAAGGCCTTGCTTCTTCCAGCCTTTGCCCTGGGAGTTATAAGGGCAGCTGTTTTGGCCAGGTTGACCCGTTCCTCCATGCTGGATGTGCTGAGAGAGGATTTTGTCAGAACCGCCCGTGCCAAGGGCCTCAAGGAAAGGGTGGTGATCTACGGTCATGCCTTCAGAAATGCCCTGATCCCGATTGTGACCATAATGGGCCTGCAACTGGGGCAGCTCCTGGCAGGGGCGATAATCATCGAAAACGTTTATTACCTGCCCGGATTGGGAAGGCTCGTGTTTCAGGCCATAGGACAAAGGGATCTGCCTGTGGTGAGGGAGGTGGTGCTGGTAATGGCTGCCATGGTGATCCTGGTGAATTTCTTGGTGGACGTGCTCTATTCTCTTTTGGATCCCAGAGTCAGGATGGAGTGA
- a CDS encoding ABC transporter permease, whose translation MRRFLRNLNFCVGFGLSAVVVGMALLSLVWTPYPPNEMNSAERLKPPSLQHPLGTDQYGRDILSRVMYGAVNSIIVGLVTVAMGLFMGVLLGLAAAYWAGAIEEGTMRLCDLLFAFPAVLTAILITSVLGPLVINAMLAIGIFYIPVFARLTRAVAKTVWHRDFIAAARAGGLSDWSITWRHVLPNILSPLIIQGTIQFAVAILAEAGLSYLGLGAQPPNPSWGRMLYEAQTFLATGPWMAVFPGLAIAWAVLGFNLLGDGLRDTLDPKMVRMR comes from the coding sequence GTGAGGCGTTTTCTGAGAAATCTGAACTTCTGCGTGGGATTCGGCCTTTCGGCTGTGGTGGTGGGCATGGCTTTGTTGAGCCTGGTCTGGACCCCCTATCCGCCCAATGAGATGAACTCAGCAGAGCGACTCAAACCCCCCAGCCTGCAGCATCCACTGGGCACAGATCAGTACGGAAGAGACATACTCTCCAGGGTCATGTACGGGGCAGTGAACTCCATCATAGTGGGTCTTGTCACCGTTGCCATGGGGCTTTTCATGGGAGTGCTGCTGGGCCTTGCAGCGGCGTACTGGGCAGGGGCCATAGAGGAGGGCACCATGCGTCTGTGCGATCTGCTTTTTGCCTTCCCTGCAGTGCTTACGGCCATTCTCATAACCTCTGTGCTGGGTCCCTTGGTCATAAACGCCATGCTGGCCATAGGGATTTTCTACATTCCGGTCTTTGCAAGACTCACAAGGGCAGTGGCCAAGACAGTCTGGCACAGGGACTTCATAGCCGCAGCCAGGGCCGGCGGTCTTAGCGACTGGTCCATCACCTGGAGACATGTCTTGCCCAACATTCTTTCCCCTCTGATCATTCAGGGCACCATTCAGTTTGCGGTGGCCATTTTGGCCGAGGCTGGACTGAGCTATCTGGGCCTGGGTGCACAGCCTCCCAATCCCTCCTGGGGGAGGATGCTGTATGAAGCACAGACCTTTCTGGCAACAGGCCCCTGGATGGCTGTTTTCCCTGGGCTGGCCATAGCCTGGGCTGTACTGGGATTCAATCTGCTGGGAGACGGGCTCAGAGACACCCTGGATCCCAAGATGGTTCGCATGAGGTGA
- a CDS encoding M20/M25/M40 family metallo-hydrolase translates to MLSEEIIQRVLGGIQQQELVELAASLVRINSVWDPEAGSSEKEVAGFVASWAEKQGFQVQVEEVVPGRPNVIIEWEGGPGSRRLMFEGHTDVVTPGDPLQWQHDPFGGEILDNRLYGRGANDTKGNLAAMLMAMAAIKRVGPKLKGSIVGGVLCDEEGLMLGVQDFIRRGHADRITGAIICEPQDGYICPVQKGAIRARFLVRGKMSHGAMPLSGLNPVPALSRLIQGLWNMEEDGARKHGKDPMLGWPSFTPTVVRAPASGPPQLNVVAAKAELLVDIRTIPSQSHQDIVKALHELAAQAKKETQEAYMHLDSILGVCRDLALDVQTEILSDRPCTQTPVEDPLVKSVDWATRVLTGKEPVYGGVPGATDGTFLWAWKGIPIVTIGAGDREVPHQVDEWVDLDQLYLMSKIYALSALDYLSQEG, encoded by the coding sequence GTGCTATCTGAAGAAATCATTCAAAGGGTGCTGGGGGGGATCCAACAGCAGGAGCTGGTGGAACTGGCCGCCAGCCTGGTTAGGATCAACTCGGTTTGGGACCCTGAGGCGGGCAGTAGCGAGAAGGAGGTGGCAGGATTTGTGGCTTCTTGGGCAGAGAAGCAGGGTTTTCAGGTCCAGGTGGAGGAGGTAGTCCCAGGCAGGCCCAACGTGATCATAGAGTGGGAAGGGGGCCCTGGATCCAGAAGGCTCATGTTCGAGGGGCACACCGATGTTGTTACCCCAGGGGACCCTCTCCAGTGGCAACATGATCCTTTTGGAGGGGAGATCCTGGACAACAGATTGTATGGAAGAGGTGCCAATGACACAAAAGGCAACCTGGCGGCCATGCTCATGGCCATGGCGGCCATCAAGAGGGTTGGACCCAAACTCAAAGGAAGCATCGTAGGAGGGGTTCTTTGCGATGAGGAAGGACTCATGTTGGGAGTCCAGGATTTCATTCGTCGCGGGCATGCAGACAGGATAACAGGGGCCATCATATGCGAGCCCCAAGACGGTTATATATGTCCGGTGCAGAAAGGGGCCATCAGAGCCAGGTTCCTGGTAAGGGGCAAGATGAGTCATGGGGCCATGCCCCTTTCTGGCCTGAATCCAGTGCCTGCCCTATCCAGGCTCATCCAGGGTCTTTGGAACATGGAAGAAGATGGGGCCAGAAAACATGGCAAAGATCCCATGCTGGGCTGGCCCAGTTTTACTCCCACTGTGGTGAGGGCTCCGGCCAGCGGCCCCCCCCAGCTCAATGTGGTGGCAGCCAAAGCCGAGTTGCTGGTGGACATCCGCACCATTCCATCACAGTCCCACCAGGACATAGTGAAGGCACTTCATGAACTGGCAGCCCAAGCAAAAAAGGAAACCCAAGAGGCTTACATGCACCTGGACAGCATCCTGGGGGTATGCAGAGACCTGGCCTTGGATGTGCAAACAGAGATCTTGAGCGACAGGCCCTGCACACAAACTCCTGTGGAGGATCCCCTTGTGAAATCCGTGGATTGGGCCACCCGGGTCCTCACGGGCAAAGAGCCTGTTTATGGCGGGGTGCCTGGGGCCACTGACGGGACATTTTTGTGGGCCTGGAAAGGGATTCCCATAGTCACCATTGGGGCAGGGGACAGGGAGGTGCCCCATCAGGTGGATGAATGGGTGGATCTGGATCAGCTGTATCTCATGTCCAAGATCTATGCCCTGAGTGCTCTGGATTATTTGTCCCAAGAGGGTTGA
- a CDS encoding ABC transporter ATP-binding protein, with product MLLRIRDLHVHFETPEGLVRAVDGVDLDVDQAEAVGLVGESGCGKSVTALSILRLIPSPPGKISSGNIYLDGMDLLSLDREEIRKVRGRLVGMVFQEPMTSLNPVMTIGQQVAEPIMEHRGVSKREAMEQAAYWLEKVRIPAARQRMGDFPYQLSGGMRQRVMIAMALACAPKLLIADEPTTALDVTIQAQILSLIRGLKEELGMAVLLITHDLGVVAQMTKRVAVMYAGEVVEEAPVRELFRWAFHPYTQGLMRSMPPRDGGSNPGPKGRLREIPGIVPVLTEPIQGCRFKDRCAHAFEICSLEHPQLWEVADNHRARCWLKQYPEKRRPDA from the coding sequence GTGTTGCTTCGCATACGGGATCTGCATGTTCATTTTGAAACTCCTGAGGGCCTGGTGAGGGCCGTGGATGGGGTGGACCTGGATGTGGATCAGGCAGAGGCGGTGGGGCTTGTGGGAGAGTCTGGATGCGGCAAGTCGGTCACAGCCCTGAGCATACTAAGGTTGATCCCCTCGCCTCCTGGTAAGATCTCCTCTGGTAACATTTATCTGGACGGGATGGACCTTCTGTCCCTTGACCGGGAAGAGATTCGCAAGGTGAGGGGGAGGCTGGTGGGTATGGTATTCCAAGAGCCCATGACTTCCCTGAACCCGGTGATGACCATAGGCCAGCAGGTGGCCGAGCCCATCATGGAACATCGGGGAGTCTCAAAGCGGGAGGCCATGGAACAGGCTGCATACTGGCTGGAAAAGGTGAGAATACCGGCAGCCAGACAGAGGATGGGAGATTTTCCTTATCAGCTCTCTGGAGGAATGCGCCAGAGGGTAATGATAGCCATGGCTCTGGCCTGTGCCCCCAAGCTTCTCATTGCCGATGAGCCCACTACTGCTCTGGATGTGACCATTCAGGCCCAGATCCTTTCCCTGATCCGTGGGCTCAAGGAGGAACTGGGAATGGCGGTTCTGCTCATCACCCACGACCTGGGGGTGGTGGCGCAAATGACCAAGAGGGTGGCTGTGATGTACGCCGGAGAAGTGGTGGAGGAGGCCCCGGTAAGAGAACTTTTCCGATGGGCCTTTCATCCTTACACCCAAGGGCTGATGCGTTCCATGCCGCCCAGGGACGGGGGATCAAATCCCGGACCCAAGGGAAGGCTCAGGGAAATACCAGGAATAGTACCGGTTCTCACAGAACCGATTCAGGGATGCAGGTTCAAAGACAGATGTGCCCACGCCTTTGAAATTTGCAGCCTGGAACATCCCCAGCTATGGGAGGTGGCGGACAACCACAGGGCGCGTTGTTGGCTCAAACAGTATCCGGAGAAAAGGAGGCCGGATGCCTGA
- a CDS encoding oligopeptide/dipeptide ABC transporter ATP-binding protein, whose amino-acid sequence MPEDILLSVRNLSKSFPVGGGLFRKPRAWVRAVEQVSFQVRRKESFGLVGESGCGKTTLGRMVLRLIEPSSGSILFQGVDLLTLDKKALRSVRPRLQIIFQDPYSCLDPRMKVGEIITEPLRASTSMSRSQRKQRAIELLEKVGLRASDLERFPHEFSGGQRQRIGIARALAGQPELVVADEPVSALDVSIQAQVLNLLMDLQDEYGLSYLFISHDLSVVEHVCHKVAVMYLGRIVELARVEDFKKQPRHPYTRSLKSSVPVPDPERPWQPVPLEGDVPSPVSPPTGCSFHPRCAYALEPCATERPELIEVGDSHWVACWLNQGRGILGD is encoded by the coding sequence ATGCCTGAGGATATCCTTCTGAGCGTCAGGAATCTATCCAAGAGCTTCCCGGTGGGAGGCGGACTCTTCAGAAAGCCCAGGGCATGGGTAAGGGCCGTGGAGCAGGTCAGCTTCCAGGTGCGCCGCAAGGAAAGCTTCGGCCTGGTGGGGGAGTCAGGCTGCGGCAAGACAACCCTTGGGAGGATGGTACTTAGGCTCATAGAGCCCAGCTCAGGGAGCATTTTGTTCCAGGGTGTGGACCTCTTGACCCTGGACAAGAAAGCACTTCGTTCTGTGAGGCCCCGATTACAGATCATATTCCAGGATCCTTACTCCTGCCTGGATCCCCGCATGAAGGTGGGGGAGATAATAACCGAGCCCCTGAGGGCCTCAACCTCCATGAGCCGTTCACAAAGAAAGCAAAGGGCCATCGAGCTTCTTGAGAAAGTAGGGCTCAGGGCCTCAGATCTGGAGCGTTTTCCCCACGAGTTCTCTGGGGGTCAGCGCCAGAGGATAGGCATAGCCAGGGCCTTGGCCGGGCAACCAGAGCTGGTTGTTGCTGACGAGCCAGTGTCTGCCTTGGATGTCTCCATCCAGGCCCAGGTGCTAAACCTTCTCATGGATCTCCAAGATGAGTACGGTCTTTCGTACCTTTTCATCTCCCACGACCTGAGCGTGGTGGAACATGTCTGCCACAAAGTGGCGGTGATGTATTTGGGCCGCATAGTGGAGCTGGCGAGGGTGGAGGATTTCAAGAAGCAACCCCGACACCCCTATACCAGGAGCCTCAAGTCCTCGGTGCCTGTACCAGACCCGGAAAGGCCTTGGCAGCCCGTGCCCCTGGAAGGTGATGTGCCAAGCCCCGTGTCACCTCCCACGGGCTGCAGCTTTCATCCACGCTGTGCATACGCTTTGGAGCCTTGCGCCACAGAAAGACCGGAGCTCATAGAGGTAGGGGATTCCCACTGGGTGGCCTGCTGGCTCAACCAAGGGAGGGGGATCTTGGGGGATTGA
- a CDS encoding TetR/AcrR family transcriptional regulator has protein sequence MGAELKSTESSSREPLSCEPKAFLQLQPEKQKRVLEAAVKEFAEKGYGRASMNLVVERAGISKGALFKYFGSKGGLFAFVYRMALERIKGYLKAVRDQSRGEPFFSRLEKVMWAGVLFIQENPGLARIYQNILFTGDSPYKAGILEELQRESVEFIQGLIQDGIQRGDLRADLDPVSCAFVIQCVLDRFLQAHHLPFLGPGLGLHQASQETSRQWIGRLLDLMENGMGSCRAQKGSAG, from the coding sequence ATGGGCGCAGAGTTGAAAAGCACAGAGTCATCCAGCAGGGAACCCTTGAGCTGTGAGCCCAAGGCCTTTCTTCAGCTGCAACCCGAGAAGCAAAAGAGGGTTCTGGAGGCTGCCGTAAAAGAGTTTGCAGAGAAGGGCTACGGTAGGGCCAGCATGAATCTGGTGGTGGAAAGGGCCGGGATCTCCAAGGGGGCCTTGTTCAAGTACTTTGGGAGCAAGGGAGGCCTTTTCGCATTCGTTTACCGTATGGCGCTGGAGAGAATAAAGGGCTACCTGAAGGCTGTCAGGGATCAGAGCCGAGGGGAGCCTTTCTTTTCCAGGCTGGAGAAGGTGATGTGGGCTGGGGTGCTTTTCATTCAGGAAAACCCGGGTTTGGCCAGGATCTATCAGAATATCCTTTTCACCGGGGATTCTCCTTACAAGGCCGGAATACTTGAGGAGCTTCAAAGGGAGTCAGTTGAGTTTATCCAGGGCCTGATCCAGGATGGGATCCAAAGGGGGGACCTGCGGGCTGACCTGGATCCCGTGAGCTGCGCCTTTGTAATACAGTGTGTGCTGGACAGATTCTTGCAGGCCCATCACCTACCCTTTCTGGGCCCCGGTCTGGGCCTCCATCAGGCCTCCCAGGAAACCTCCCGGCAGTGGATAGGAAGGCTCTTGGACCTCATGGAAAATGGCATGGGAAGCTGCAGGGCCCAGAAGGGGAGCGCCGGGTGA
- the mqnB gene encoding futalosine hydrolase, producing the protein MRNWDLDLWVFAALSSEVQLLVERLDARAMEERAGLKWYLAQKGRMKVGLGVTGVGVASAAFSLGFLLGSMPAPKAVMVGSCGALPDSGLEVGDLVVASSECFSELGVLEEPGVGNSEDLKGLGISQVIPLNGGLGALLWEAASRVGRAALGGLLTVAGVSADMLQATARRKRFGALAENMEGYALALAAQRMKLEASEIRGVSNRAGQRQKTLWELERAQNLAQEALMGYLGEIPP; encoded by the coding sequence GTGAGGAATTGGGATCTGGATTTATGGGTATTTGCAGCCCTGTCCTCTGAGGTTCAGTTGTTGGTGGAAAGGCTGGATGCAAGGGCCATGGAAGAGAGGGCAGGGCTGAAATGGTATCTGGCCCAAAAAGGCCGGATGAAAGTGGGCCTGGGTGTTACCGGGGTGGGTGTGGCATCCGCGGCTTTTTCACTGGGTTTTTTGCTTGGTTCAATGCCTGCTCCTAAGGCGGTTATGGTGGGTTCCTGCGGGGCACTTCCGGACTCCGGCCTGGAAGTGGGGGACCTGGTGGTGGCCTCCTCAGAATGCTTCTCGGAGTTGGGGGTCCTGGAAGAGCCCGGAGTGGGAAACTCAGAGGACTTGAAAGGCCTGGGGATTTCCCAGGTGATTCCATTGAATGGCGGCCTAGGGGCTTTGCTCTGGGAGGCAGCCTCCAGGGTGGGGAGAGCAGCTCTGGGCGGACTTCTCACAGTAGCCGGGGTGTCGGCTGACATGCTTCAGGCCACGGCCAGGAGAAAAAGGTTCGGGGCCCTGGCCGAGAACATGGAGGGATATGCATTGGCCCTGGCTGCCCAGAGGATGAAGCTTGAGGCCTCGGAAATAAGAGGGGTCAGCAACAGGGCCGGACAGAGGCAAAAGACCCTTTGGGAGCTGGAGCGGGCCCAGAATTTGGCACAAGAAGCTCTGATGGGATATCTTGGAGAGATCCCCCCATGA
- a CDS encoding 1,4-dihydroxy-6-naphthoate synthase, which translates to MKSLRIGYSPCPNDTFIFAHLGQVASGIQFEPVLADVETLNQWAMEGRLEVTKLSIGALGMVRSSYGLLHSGCALARGCGPIVVSCPGRSSSELLNGLVASPGRWTTAALLLGLYLGQPPRFMHMEFSRVMDSVLKGQADFGLVIHEGRFTFQERGLEMIVDLGQWWEERTSMPIALGAMAIRRDLGEGLAQEVDKAIRDSLARSTRGEKGTMEYVLAHAQELSLEVVKKHIQLYVTDFTWELGQEGSNAVAGLLAMAEEANLIPKDKTPLLAYG; encoded by the coding sequence ATGAAAAGTTTGCGCATAGGCTACTCCCCATGTCCCAATGACACCTTCATATTTGCACACCTCGGGCAAGTCGCCTCTGGGATCCAGTTTGAACCTGTTCTTGCGGATGTGGAAACACTCAACCAGTGGGCCATGGAAGGCCGCCTGGAGGTGACCAAGCTCTCCATTGGGGCCTTGGGTATGGTGCGCTCCTCTTACGGGCTGTTACATTCTGGGTGCGCCCTGGCAAGGGGATGCGGCCCCATTGTGGTTTCATGCCCAGGCAGGTCTTCATCAGAACTTCTAAATGGGCTGGTGGCCTCCCCAGGCAGATGGACCACGGCAGCGCTGCTTCTGGGCCTTTACCTGGGACAGCCTCCCAGGTTCATGCACATGGAGTTCTCCCGCGTGATGGACAGCGTGCTCAAGGGCCAGGCCGACTTCGGCCTGGTGATCCACGAGGGCAGGTTCACCTTTCAAGAGCGCGGTCTGGAGATGATAGTGGACCTGGGGCAATGGTGGGAGGAAAGAACCTCCATGCCCATAGCCCTGGGAGCAATGGCCATCAGAAGGGATTTGGGAGAAGGGCTCGCCCAAGAGGTGGACAAGGCCATAAGAGATTCCCTGGCAAGATCCACAAGGGGCGAGAAGGGTACCATGGAATACGTTCTTGCCCATGCACAGGAGCTGTCCCTGGAGGTAGTCAAGAAGCATATCCAGCTCTATGTCACTGATTTCACCTGGGAACTGGGGCAGGAGGGATCAAATGCCGTGGCAGGCCTGCTTGCCATGGCAGAGGAGGCCAACCTAATACCCAAGGACAAGACTCCCTTGCTTGCCTATGGATGA